Proteins encoded together in one Anaerotignum propionicum DSM 1682 window:
- a CDS encoding FeoB-associated Cys-rich membrane protein: MGILDYIILGLIALGFIGAVRRMKKNGGCCGCGGSCGQCKKERKEKK; the protein is encoded by the coding sequence ATGGGTATTTTGGATTATATTATTTTAGGACTGATTGCCTTGGGTTTCATAGGGGCTGTTCGCCGTATGAAAAAAAACGGCGGTTGCTGTGGATGCGGGGGAAGCTGCGGTCAATGTAAAAAAGAAAGAAAAGAGAAAAAGTAA